The genome window CCAATGGCATCGTTGTAATAAATAACAGCAGTGGGGAAATCAAAAATGCCTTTTATTTTTTTCTCTTCTTCACCTATTCTGTCCAAAGGAACCTGGAATGAAAATTTGTAATATGGTTTTTCTATAGCGTAGTCTGGTAATTTGGTTGAAACACCAATTGTTTTTTTTATGTAACCTTCTTTTTCAATCTCAATAGAATATATGAAATTACGTTTAAGGTAAAACCCGAAAGCCTGGTTGCCATCAACAATCGTCGAATCTATACGTTTGTCATCTATACAAAGGTGCACCTGAATATTCTTAACAAGGTTATTTTTTAAGTTGAATGTCGATACAACAAGCAGTGCTGTGTCGCGGCCATTCCCCAATGAGAAGCAGAAATACGATTGGAAAGAAATAAGGATGAATAGTAAATAGTGCTTCATAAAACAGATAACGGGTGTTAAACGGGGGGATAGGTATAAAGGTTACATTTTTCAAATCATTTATTTAAGCATTTTTGGAGGGATGTAAACAAAAAGGATGCCACTTGTTCCTTTGTCGGGGATATTTTCATTCAACACGGCTTTTATTTAAAATTATTTTCATCCCCATCCCGCAAATGAAACTTATGCAAAAAGCGATGCACCATAGGTGCCAGTATAACAGCAATTATTGAAAGAAATGCCACCCCGCTGAATATGGCGTAAAAAGATGCAAATAATTTGCCGGCATTATTTTGAATAGTATCAACAGGTCCCATTTCGGCCAATATCATCGAGGCATTCAACAATGAATTAATCCAACTCAATCCACAAACAAAATGATACCCCATTATGCCAATTAGTAATGCAAGTGCTATTAAAATGGAAGCTATTAATAGATTATTAAGAAGTCGTCCGACAAATCTTTTTACAGGTAATAAAGGTTTTTTATGATGTTCGTACATTTTTTAGTTTAAAGTTCAAAGTTCAAAGTTCAAAGTTCATAGTTCAAGGTTCAATGTTCAATGTTGAATGTTCAACGCTTCGGCTATGCTCAGCACAGGTGTTCAATGTTACTACTTGGTTGTAACTATTGCTATTTTCTTTTTATCGGGGCTTAATACTATACGACCAATGTTGTATATACCAAATCCTGAAAGGTCTTGAATTATAAATGATGGGCCGTTTATTTCTCTATCCATAATACTTTTTGAACCAACTGCTTCGGCAACATTATAAAGAGTTGACTTAGCTCCCATGATAATCATTGGGTCGTTTTCAGGTCCGTAATTTTCATTATACCAAACAAAATCCTCAGATTTTTTAATTGGACTCAGATCAATTTTAGGGTATTTGACGGGATAGGTTTTCATCAAATAAGTGTCAAACTTTCTTATAAAACCAGTACTATCAGATGATTTTTTGAAATAACTTCCAATGTCTTTATTACAATTTTTTTGGATACAGCGTCCTATGCTATCATCCAGTATTGTTGTTTTTTCAGTTTTGAGATTTGCAATTTGTAATGTAAAAGGAGTAGGCAGAATAAATAAGGCAATAGTATTTTTATCTATCCAACAATGGTACCCTACATTTTTAACATTATCCATAATAAGAGCTGGCTCTCCGCCATTAACAGGGAATTTCCATAGTCGCTGGGCCGAATCTTTTTCAACGCGTACGGTTGAAATAAATTTTCCATCCAGTGTAAAAGTAGGGGAGTACTCGCTTTCCTCAGTTTTGGTGAATTGT of Bacteroidota bacterium contains these proteins:
- a CDS encoding PD40 domain-containing protein; its protein translation is MLNSSFLISFSQLPNTDIWLLDIKDDKGKITFSNPINITDREGYDNQPAFSPDGKYILFSSVREGVQSDIYKYDIASKQTIQFTKTEESEYSPTFTLDGKFISTVRVEKDSAQRLWKFPVNGGEPALIMDNVKNVGYHCWIDKNTIALFILPTPFTLQIANLKTEKTTILDDSIGRCIQKNCNKDIGSYFKKSSDSTGFIRKFDTYLMKTYPVKYPKIDLSPIKKSEDFVWYNENYGPENDPMIIMGAKSTLYNVAEAVGSKSIMDREINGPSFIIQDLSGFGIYNIGRIVLSPDKKKIAIVTTK